Proteins co-encoded in one Spirosoma endbachense genomic window:
- a CDS encoding SDR family oxidoreductase, translated as MKTVLITGANKGIGLEAAAELVRLGYFVYLGCRNLTLGQEALKELQKRGLTNLALIELDVTKPESIKKAAEQVAEKSSSLDGLINNAGIPGAFPQDASTTPIEVIRTVFDTNVFGVIQVTQAFLPLLRLSDAPRIVNVSSDLGSLGNHSNPDYEFYGLSPAAYTPSKSALNAYTVMLAKELKGTSFKVNSVNPGYTATDFNHHTGYKPVDQAGRFVASFARLDADGPTGRFFSEEGETSW; from the coding sequence ATGAAAACTGTATTGATTACCGGCGCCAATAAAGGCATCGGGCTGGAAGCTGCTGCCGAATTAGTCCGTTTAGGGTATTTTGTTTATCTGGGCTGCCGTAATCTGACGTTGGGTCAGGAGGCCCTAAAAGAACTCCAGAAACGGGGTTTAACCAATCTGGCTCTGATTGAGCTTGACGTAACTAAACCCGAATCCATTAAAAAAGCGGCTGAACAGGTTGCTGAAAAAAGCTCATCGCTGGATGGATTGATTAACAATGCCGGTATTCCGGGGGCGTTTCCGCAGGATGCGTCGACAACACCAATTGAGGTCATCCGGACTGTTTTTGACACGAATGTCTTTGGCGTAATTCAGGTAACGCAGGCGTTTCTACCCTTGCTGCGTCTATCGGATGCGCCCCGAATTGTTAATGTAAGCAGTGATTTGGGATCATTGGGCAACCATTCGAATCCCGATTATGAATTTTACGGCTTGAGTCCAGCGGCTTATACGCCCTCAAAATCCGCTCTTAACGCTTATACAGTTATGCTGGCGAAGGAGTTGAAAGGCACATCGTTTAAGGTCAATAGTGTCAATCCTGGCTATACAGCTACTGATTTTAATCACCATACTGGCTATAAACCGGTCGATCAGGCAGGCCGTTTTGTGGCCAGTTTTGCAAGACTGGATGCCGACGGACCCACCGGGCGATTTTTTAGCGAAGAGGGAGAAACCTCCTGGTAA
- a CDS encoding DEAD/DEAH box helicase, whose amino-acid sequence MITPQQQAQILTNLGISALNPMQEAAQKAILQDNDTFLIAPTGSGKTVGFLLPILQLLRPEQKTVQCLILAPSRELALQIEQVWKKMATGYKVNVCYGGHPVETEIRNLSNPPALLIGTPGRIADHITRRSFSLDGIHTLILDEFDKSLALGFHDEMDFIIGGLRNLRKRVLVSATSGITIPDFIRLKSPTKLTFRAENDESSGLTIQVVYSESKDKLDTLFELLCSLNSEAALIFCNHRDAAERTSELLAERGIHSLVYHGGMEQIDRERALIQFRNGSTRYLVTTDLAARGLDIPEMKYVIHYHLPLQAHEFTHRNGRTARMHASGTAFVILFRDEPRPSYLDASLDEFRLSTDNQSGQLTLPRPPDFATLYISGGKKNKLNKIDIVGFFSQKGHLDKGDLGLIEVKDFISFAAVKQEKVQALLALISQEKMKGKKYKIELAR is encoded by the coding sequence ATGATAACCCCTCAGCAGCAAGCACAGATCCTGACAAACCTGGGTATTTCGGCTTTAAACCCCATGCAGGAAGCCGCTCAAAAAGCGATCCTGCAAGACAACGATACGTTTTTAATAGCCCCCACCGGTTCAGGAAAAACCGTCGGCTTTCTGCTCCCCATTCTCCAGTTACTCAGGCCAGAGCAAAAAACTGTACAATGCCTCATTCTGGCTCCTTCCCGCGAGTTGGCCTTGCAGATTGAGCAGGTCTGGAAAAAAATGGCAACGGGCTATAAAGTAAATGTATGCTACGGTGGTCACCCTGTAGAAACCGAAATCAGAAACCTGAGCAATCCGCCAGCCCTTCTGATTGGCACACCCGGCCGAATCGCTGACCATATTACCCGTCGGTCGTTTTCGCTGGACGGTATTCATACCCTGATTCTTGATGAATTCGACAAGTCGCTGGCGCTCGGGTTTCATGACGAAATGGACTTTATTATCGGTGGGTTACGCAACCTCCGGAAACGTGTGCTGGTTTCGGCAACGTCGGGCATCACTATTCCTGATTTTATCCGGCTCAAGTCGCCAACCAAGCTAACATTCAGGGCTGAGAACGACGAGTCATCGGGCTTAACCATACAAGTTGTCTATTCAGAATCGAAAGATAAACTTGATACCTTATTTGAGCTGCTTTGTTCGCTCAATTCAGAAGCGGCCTTGATTTTCTGTAATCATCGGGATGCTGCCGAACGCACCAGCGAATTACTGGCCGAGCGGGGTATTCATTCGCTCGTTTATCATGGTGGCATGGAGCAGATCGACCGCGAACGAGCGTTGATTCAATTCAGAAACGGAAGCACGAGGTATCTGGTAACGACCGATTTAGCAGCTCGTGGGCTCGACATTCCGGAAATGAAGTATGTGATCCATTATCATTTACCCTTGCAGGCACACGAGTTTACGCATCGTAATGGGCGAACGGCCCGCATGCACGCATCAGGAACCGCTTTCGTGATTTTATTTCGCGATGAACCTCGACCCTCATACCTGGATGCATCGCTCGATGAGTTCCGATTATCAACCGACAATCAATCGGGGCAACTAACCCTGCCCAGGCCACCCGACTTTGCAACGCTTTATATCAGTGGTGGCAAGAAAAACAAACTCAACAAAATTGATATAGTAGGCTTTTTCTCCCAAAAAGGGCATCTGGACAAAGGCGATTTAGGACTCATTGAAGTCAAAGACTTTATTTCGTTTGCCGCTGTTAAACAGGAGAAAGTTCAGGCGTTATTAGCATTGATTAGTCAGGAGAAAATGAAAGGCAAAAAGTATAAAATTGAGCTAGCGCGGTAA
- a CDS encoding YciI family protein, with amino-acid sequence MKTYLILIREPDGRSTIPSAEETRQHQLDWKAWISNLLEKGHWEGGASLTLSGKVMRPTHIGPQVSEGLYQVNGQEIVGGYLLLKASDVDEAVGLMKTCPVFDADGFVEIREMM; translated from the coding sequence ATGAAAACGTACCTTATTTTGATTCGTGAACCAGACGGTCGGTCAACAATTCCCTCGGCGGAGGAAACGCGTCAGCATCAGCTTGATTGGAAAGCCTGGATCAGCAATCTGCTGGAAAAAGGCCACTGGGAAGGCGGAGCATCGTTAACGCTGTCAGGCAAAGTGATGCGCCCAACTCATATTGGGCCACAGGTTTCTGAAGGACTATATCAGGTAAATGGGCAGGAAATCGTCGGTGGTTATTTACTACTAAAAGCTTCTGATGTTGACGAAGCCGTTGGCTTGATGAAAACCTGCCCCGTTTTTGATGCGGATGGGTTTGTAGAAATCCGGGAGATGATGTGA
- a CDS encoding DUF5009 domain-containing protein: MVSAQPQSTTVDLLLKRVFSIDVFRALTMLTMIFVNDLGTLSSIPVWLEHAHADQDFLGFADTVFPCFLFILGMAIPFSIRQRLSKGDSYASIIQHIIIRSFALLVMGVFTVNLPDLNANATGMSSDWFQILMVTGFFLIWNQYPNGEGIQKIIFIGLQLLGVCLLIVLAVIFKGGPDNNLARMVPQWWGILGLIGWTYLTCAILYLFLHKQPLLLIASWLFFTLLSIAGHAGWLHTLWPDGPRTWIPDNGAFDSFAFTGILATLLLTRSQRTGKTQQLPILYTGIGILFLGAGFLARNFFIISKIHATPTWIFLCCGIAFIVYAITYWLVDLNGKAQWFDLIKPAGTSTLTSYLMPYLFYSFVSLADISLPESLKTGVVGLLKSLLFAFLIIGITAVLGKMRIKLKL, from the coding sequence ATGGTATCTGCTCAACCTCAATCCACGACAGTAGATCTACTGCTAAAACGAGTGTTTTCCATTGACGTTTTTCGGGCGTTGACCATGCTGACGATGATTTTCGTGAATGATCTGGGAACATTATCAAGTATTCCAGTCTGGCTTGAACACGCTCATGCGGATCAGGACTTTCTGGGTTTTGCCGACACAGTTTTTCCCTGCTTTCTGTTCATTCTGGGCATGGCGATTCCCTTTTCCATCCGCCAGCGTCTCAGCAAAGGAGACTCGTATGCGTCAATTATTCAGCACATTATCATTCGGTCGTTTGCCTTGCTGGTGATGGGTGTCTTTACGGTCAATTTGCCTGATCTGAATGCCAATGCGACCGGCATGAGCTCAGATTGGTTTCAGATTCTGATGGTAACCGGATTCTTTCTAATCTGGAATCAATATCCGAATGGGGAGGGAATCCAGAAAATCATTTTCATTGGCCTGCAACTGCTGGGCGTTTGTCTGTTGATAGTTCTGGCCGTTATTTTCAAAGGCGGCCCCGACAATAATCTAGCCAGAATGGTACCTCAATGGTGGGGCATTCTGGGCCTAATTGGCTGGACCTATTTAACCTGTGCGATCCTCTATTTATTTCTTCACAAACAGCCGCTTTTATTGATCGCTTCCTGGTTGTTCTTCACTCTATTAAGCATAGCAGGCCATGCGGGATGGCTGCACACTCTATGGCCCGATGGCCCGCGCACTTGGATTCCCGACAATGGCGCTTTCGATTCATTTGCTTTTACCGGTATCCTGGCCACACTTCTTTTGACACGCTCACAGCGAACAGGTAAAACGCAGCAGTTGCCGATTCTTTATACCGGAATTGGTATCTTATTCCTCGGAGCAGGATTCTTGGCCCGAAATTTCTTTATCATCTCAAAAATTCATGCAACTCCCACCTGGATTTTTCTTTGCTGCGGTATCGCATTCATAGTCTACGCGATAACGTATTGGCTGGTCGATCTGAATGGAAAAGCGCAGTGGTTTGATCTGATAAAACCCGCCGGAACCAGCACGCTGACCAGCTACCTGATGCCTTATCTATTCTATAGCTTCGTCAGTCTGGCCGACATTTCGCTACCCGAATCATTAAAAACCGGCGTAGTTGGCTTACTAAAATCACTTCTATTTGCCTTCCTGATCATAGGCATTACAGCCGTTTTAGGTAAAATGAGAATAAAGCTGAAGTTGTAA
- a CDS encoding family 20 glycosylhydrolase, protein MTKFIVTAITLFCLVQTVFAQSKLDSLLPVRGFCIAAPQPKQLDTFIKFIDEELAPRQVNTLILRVDFNYQFDSHPELSDSIALSKREVKKLVKVCQKNNIRLIPQINLLGHQSWASTTHNLLRVYPDFDETPHVKMPDKYVWPNADGLYCKSYCPLHPGVHKVVFELVDEICDVFEADAFHAGMDEVFFIGDDKCPRCSGRDKAELFAGEVTEIRNHLAKTNRKLWMWGDRLIDGKTTGIGMWEGSFNNTYRAIDLIPKDVMICDWHYERPDLTAVYFATKGLSVITCPWRKPDFAVTQTQDMVKFRKSVTPLMKERFQGMMQTVWSGAGPFLDEFYGVKVNTDAGDNTQANCFKALYNEIKRLNEAQ, encoded by the coding sequence ATGACCAAGTTCATAGTAACCGCTATTACTCTTTTTTGCCTTGTTCAAACTGTATTCGCCCAATCGAAACTCGATAGTCTGTTACCCGTCCGTGGTTTTTGTATTGCGGCTCCGCAGCCTAAACAACTGGATACATTCATCAAGTTTATCGACGAAGAATTGGCTCCCCGACAAGTCAATACATTGATTTTGAGAGTTGATTTTAATTATCAGTTTGATAGCCACCCCGAGCTTAGTGACAGCATAGCCTTGTCGAAGCGAGAGGTAAAAAAACTGGTCAAGGTTTGTCAGAAAAACAATATCCGTCTGATTCCCCAAATCAATTTACTCGGTCACCAGTCCTGGGCCAGCACGACGCATAACCTGCTTCGCGTATACCCTGACTTTGACGAAACACCCCACGTTAAAATGCCTGACAAATACGTCTGGCCAAATGCTGATGGGCTCTATTGCAAGAGTTACTGTCCCTTGCATCCGGGTGTTCATAAGGTTGTTTTTGAGCTGGTAGACGAAATCTGTGACGTATTCGAGGCCGATGCCTTTCATGCTGGAATGGACGAGGTATTTTTTATCGGCGACGATAAGTGTCCACGCTGTTCGGGTCGCGATAAAGCCGAATTATTTGCCGGAGAGGTAACCGAAATCAGGAATCACCTGGCAAAAACGAATCGTAAACTCTGGATGTGGGGCGACCGATTGATTGACGGAAAAACCACTGGCATTGGCATGTGGGAAGGTAGTTTTAACAATACGTACCGAGCGATCGATTTGATCCCAAAAGACGTGATGATCTGCGACTGGCACTATGAACGCCCTGACCTGACGGCTGTTTATTTCGCCACGAAAGGGCTCAGCGTGATTACCTGCCCCTGGCGAAAGCCAGATTTTGCCGTCACCCAGACGCAGGACATGGTCAAATTCCGCAAGTCGGTCACACCCTTAATGAAGGAACGGTTTCAGGGGATGATGCAAACGGTCTGGTCGGGTGCCGGGCCGTTTCTGGATGAATTTTACGGAGTAAAAGTGAATACGGATGCAGGCGACAATACGCAGGCAAATTGCTTCAAAGCGCTGTACAATGAAATAAAAAGACTAAACGAGGCTCAATAA
- a CDS encoding ester cyclase, producing MSSESEQNKAIVTRFNKEAIEEGRLAVFEELIDAAFINHTAPAGMSSGRDGVIRFIIDILRPAFPDLRVEIYDQVAEGDKVVTRKAFHGTHLGMFMGIPATGKSIVFPVIDIIRLQHGKYIEHWSIRDTHAVLQQLTQA from the coding sequence ATGAGCTCAGAATCAGAGCAAAACAAGGCCATTGTTACCCGTTTCAACAAGGAAGCCATTGAAGAAGGCCGACTTGCCGTCTTCGAAGAATTAATCGACGCAGCGTTTATCAATCACACCGCCCCTGCTGGTATGTCGTCGGGCAGAGACGGTGTCATTCGATTCATTATCGACATATTGCGCCCGGCGTTCCCGGATTTGCGCGTCGAAATTTACGATCAGGTTGCCGAAGGGGATAAAGTCGTTACCCGAAAAGCGTTTCACGGCACGCATCTCGGCATGTTTATGGGCATTCCGGCCACGGGTAAATCCATTGTTTTCCCAGTGATTGACATTATCCGATTGCAACACGGGAAATACATTGAACACTGGAGTATCCGAGATACCCACGCTGTTCTTCAACAACTCACTCAGGCTTAA
- a CDS encoding DEAD/DEAH box helicase, whose amino-acid sequence MNFDELNLNKPLLNALSDLGYTTPTTIQEKVFSVVMSGQDVCAIAQTGTGKTFAYLLPCLRQFQFSKEKLPQLLIIVPTRELVVQVVEAVEKLTTYMNLVVVGVYGGVNMKTQLAEVRQGIDVLVATPGRLADLLLNGAVKTKAIKKLVIDEFDEMLNLGFRTQLKIILDLLPHKRQNLLFSATLTDDVDQLVNAYFNKPVRVEAAPVGTPLENIEQTGYEVPNFYTKVNLLRLLIEQDSTMNKVLVFTATKQLADQLYEQLESDYSDRLGIIHSNKSQNARFNAVEQFKAGTYRLLIATDIIARGIDVADVSHVINFDTPDVPESYIHRIGRTGRADKKGIAITFITEAEKEKLAAIEALMNYQVPRVPLPEKLTISDELMDDEKPKVYMKTIEVKAPKRDDVGPAFHEKLAKNKKVNVRRDHAAEKMLKYGRPIKRSGKKNK is encoded by the coding sequence ATGAATTTCGACGAACTGAATCTGAATAAACCCCTCCTGAATGCATTGAGCGATCTCGGGTATACAACGCCTACAACGATCCAGGAAAAGGTATTCTCGGTCGTTATGTCGGGTCAGGATGTGTGCGCAATCGCCCAAACGGGAACGGGAAAAACCTTCGCCTATCTATTGCCCTGTCTTCGGCAATTTCAATTTTCGAAGGAAAAACTTCCTCAGCTATTGATTATCGTTCCAACGCGCGAACTGGTTGTTCAGGTTGTTGAAGCGGTAGAAAAACTAACTACCTACATGAATCTGGTCGTGGTTGGCGTGTATGGTGGTGTCAATATGAAGACCCAGCTCGCGGAGGTTCGACAGGGGATTGATGTGTTAGTGGCCACGCCCGGTCGTCTGGCCGACTTACTATTGAATGGGGCCGTGAAAACGAAGGCTATCAAGAAACTCGTGATCGACGAGTTCGACGAAATGCTGAATCTTGGCTTTCGTACCCAGCTAAAAATTATTCTGGATTTGCTTCCCCATAAACGACAGAACCTGTTGTTCTCGGCTACTCTTACCGACGATGTAGACCAACTGGTCAACGCCTACTTTAATAAGCCCGTTCGTGTCGAAGCGGCTCCGGTTGGCACACCACTGGAAAATATTGAACAGACGGGCTACGAAGTGCCGAACTTTTATACGAAGGTGAATCTGTTGCGATTGCTGATAGAGCAGGATTCGACCATGAATAAAGTGCTCGTCTTTACGGCGACCAAACAACTGGCCGATCAGTTGTACGAGCAGTTAGAATCCGATTATTCGGATCGACTGGGGATTATTCACTCCAATAAATCGCAGAATGCCCGTTTTAATGCCGTAGAGCAATTTAAGGCAGGTACGTATCGTCTTCTGATTGCAACGGATATCATTGCTCGTGGCATCGATGTAGCCGACGTATCGCATGTCATCAACTTCGACACGCCGGACGTGCCGGAGAGCTACATTCACCGCATTGGACGAACCGGCAGAGCCGACAAAAAAGGCATCGCCATTACGTTCATTACCGAAGCCGAAAAAGAGAAACTGGCCGCCATTGAAGCGCTCATGAATTACCAGGTTCCTCGAGTACCTCTACCCGAGAAGCTCACCATTTCAGACGAACTGATGGACGATGAGAAGCCTAAAGTGTACATGAAAACGATTGAGGTAAAGGCTCCCAAACGTGACGATGTTGGACCGGCTTTTCATGAGAAACTTGCGAAAAACAAGAAGGTAAATGTTCGGCGCGATCATGCCGCCGAAAAGATGTTAAAATATGGCAGACCCATCAAGCGTAGTGGCAAGAAAAATAAATAG